In the Malania oleifera isolate guangnan ecotype guangnan chromosome 1, ASM2987363v1, whole genome shotgun sequence genome, one interval contains:
- the LOC131158904 gene encoding uncharacterized protein LOC131158904, producing the protein MGICNSCESTSVATAKLILQDGRLQEFQYPVKVSYVLQTDPTCFICNSDEMDFGDVVAAISADEELQPGQLYFALPLSKLKRPLQAEDMAALAVKASSALTKSGVGCGEKCKCGRKTVAPIVPAAFPGDKEGKSPRRRERRSGGSGGRRSFTAMLSAIPE; encoded by the coding sequence ATGGGCATCTGCAACTCCTGCGAGTCCACCTCAGTCGCCACCGCCAAGCTCATTCTACAGGACGGAAGATTGCAGGAGTTCCAATACCCAGTGAAGGTCTCCTACGTTTTGCAGACAGACCCCACCTGTTTTATCTGTAACTCCGACGAGATGGACTTCGGGGATGTCGTCGCGGCCATCAGCGCAGACGAGGAGCTCCAGCCGGGCCAGCTCTACTTTGCGCTGCCCTTGAGCAAGTTGAAGCGCCCTCTTCAGGCTGAGGACATGGCCGCATTGGCCGTGAAAGCCAGctccgcgctcaccaagagcggCGTCGGCTGCGGCGAGAAATGCAAGTGCGGCCGGAAGACGGTTGCGCCGATTGTTCCGGCGGCGTTTCCCGGTGATAAGGAGGGTAAGTCGCCACGGAGAAGGGAGAGGAGAAGTGGGGGTAGCGGCGGTAGAAGGAGCTTCACGGCGATGTTGAGTGCGATACCGGAGTAG